One region of Mycolicibacterium rhodesiae NBB3 genomic DNA includes:
- a CDS encoding AraC family transcriptional regulator, translated as MTVSALSDRDLAETAKLSREPSLRPARRVIELRRGGQALGGSYLYEGDGLITGWHSHEVHQIEYALHGVVEVETDFAHYLLPPQQAAWIPAGLEHQAVMNPDVKTVAVMFDPALVAAPGDRARILAVSPLIREMMIYALRWQIDRADGDAEDEKVSDGFFHTLANLVSEALDHEAPLSLPTTEHPIVAAAMAFTKAHLDSVSADDVSRAVSVSERTLRRLFQDTLGLSWRTYLLHARMLRAMALLAAPGQSVQQTASAVGFDSLSSFTRAFAHFCGETPSTYRKRVAGE; from the coding sequence ATGACCGTCTCTGCGCTATCGGACAGAGATTTGGCCGAAACGGCCAAACTCTCCCGGGAGCCCTCGCTACGCCCTGCCCGCAGGGTGATCGAGCTGCGGCGCGGCGGGCAGGCATTGGGTGGCAGCTATCTCTATGAGGGCGACGGCCTGATCACAGGCTGGCATTCGCACGAGGTGCATCAGATCGAGTACGCATTGCACGGCGTCGTCGAGGTGGAGACGGATTTCGCGCATTACCTACTGCCACCCCAGCAGGCGGCGTGGATCCCGGCGGGCCTGGAGCATCAGGCCGTGATGAACCCGGACGTCAAAACCGTCGCAGTCATGTTCGATCCGGCCTTAGTGGCCGCCCCGGGCGACCGTGCCCGCATCCTCGCGGTGTCGCCGTTGATCCGGGAGATGATGATCTATGCGCTGCGGTGGCAGATCGACCGCGCAGATGGCGATGCCGAAGATGAGAAGGTGTCGGACGGCTTTTTTCACACGCTGGCCAATCTCGTGTCCGAAGCGCTGGACCACGAGGCGCCGCTGTCCCTGCCGACGACCGAGCACCCAATCGTCGCGGCCGCGATGGCATTCACCAAGGCACACCTGGATTCGGTGAGCGCCGACGACGTCAGCCGAGCCGTGTCGGTGTCCGAGCGCACGCTACGGCGGTTGTTCCAAGACACGCTCGGGTTGTCGTGGCGGACATATCTATTGCACGCGCGAATGCTGCGTGCGATGGCATTGTTGGCCGCTCCCGGGCAGTCGGTTCAACAGACCGCGTCGGCCGTCGGGTTCGACAGCCTCAGCTCGTTCACGCGCGCCTTCGCCCACTTCTGCGGTGAGACGCCCAGCACTTACCGTAAAAGGGTTGCAGGCGAATAA
- a CDS encoding amidohydrolase family protein → MKTDDLILVSIDDHVVEPPDMFLNHVPAKYKDEAPIVVTDDKGVDQWMYQGRPQGVSGLNAVVSWPAEEWGRDPAGFAEMRPGVYDVHERVRDMNRNGILASMNFPTFTGFSARHLNMTREDVTLVMVSAYNDWHIDEWAGSYPDRFIPIAILPTWNPEAMCAEIRRVAAKGCRAVTMPELPHLEGLPSYHDGDYWGPVFTTLSEENVVMCLHIGTGFGAISMAPNAPIDNLIILATQVSAMCAQDLLWGPAMRNYPDLKFAFSEGGIGWIPFYLDRSDRHYTNQKWLRRDFGDKLPSDVFREHSLACYVTDKTSLKLRHEIGIDNIAWECDYPHSDCFWPDAPEQVLAELNAAGADDTDINKITWQNACTFFSWDPFARTKREQANVGALRAKATDVDVSIRPRKEWARLYAEKQLTKA, encoded by the coding sequence GTGAAAACCGACGACTTGATTCTGGTGAGCATCGACGACCACGTCGTGGAACCGCCCGACATGTTCCTCAACCACGTCCCGGCCAAGTACAAGGACGAGGCGCCGATCGTCGTCACCGACGACAAGGGCGTCGACCAGTGGATGTATCAGGGCAGGCCCCAGGGCGTCAGTGGACTGAACGCGGTCGTGTCCTGGCCCGCCGAGGAGTGGGGGCGCGACCCCGCCGGCTTCGCCGAGATGCGCCCGGGCGTGTACGACGTCCACGAGCGCGTCCGCGATATGAACCGCAACGGCATCCTCGCGTCCATGAACTTTCCGACCTTCACCGGCTTCTCCGCGCGCCACCTCAACATGACGCGCGAAGACGTCACCCTGGTGATGGTGTCGGCCTACAACGACTGGCACATCGACGAGTGGGCCGGTAGCTATCCCGACCGCTTCATCCCGATCGCAATTCTGCCGACGTGGAATCCCGAGGCAATGTGCGCCGAGATCCGTCGCGTGGCCGCGAAGGGCTGCCGTGCGGTCACCATGCCGGAACTGCCTCATCTGGAAGGTCTTCCGAGCTACCACGACGGTGACTACTGGGGCCCGGTGTTCACCACGCTGTCGGAAGAGAACGTGGTGATGTGTCTGCACATCGGCACCGGATTCGGGGCGATCAGCATGGCGCCGAACGCGCCGATCGACAACCTCATCATCCTCGCCACCCAGGTATCGGCGATGTGTGCGCAGGACCTGCTCTGGGGTCCCGCCATGCGTAATTACCCGGACCTCAAGTTCGCCTTCTCCGAGGGCGGAATCGGTTGGATCCCCTTCTATCTCGATCGAAGCGACCGTCACTACACCAACCAGAAGTGGCTTCGGCGCGACTTCGGCGACAAACTGCCCAGTGACGTGTTCCGCGAGCACTCGCTCGCCTGCTACGTGACCGACAAGACATCGCTGAAACTAAGGCACGAGATCGGCATCGACAACATCGCCTGGGAGTGCGACTACCCGCACTCCGACTGCTTCTGGCCCGACGCGCCTGAGCAGGTGCTCGCCGAGCTGAACGCCGCAGGCGCCGACGACACGGACATCAACAAGATCACCTGGCAGAACGCCTGCACCTTCTTCAGCTGGGATCCGTTCGCCCGGACTAAGAGAGAGCAGGCGAACGTCGGGGCGTTGCGCGCCAAGGCAACTGACGTCGATGTGTCGATCCGGCCGCGCAAGGAGTGGGCGCGGCTCTACGCCGAGAAGCAGCTCACGAAGGCTTGA
- a CDS encoding MFS transporter: MTIHEAPDRQRDSDPAAIRKAVRGAAIGNTVEWYDFAIYSTLATYIADKFFPSGDETAALLSTFAVFAAAFFMRPLGGFFFGPLGDRIGRQRVLALVILLMSGSTFLIGLVPSYDSIGVVAPLTLLLLRCVQGFSAGGEYGSGACYLAEFAPDKHRGFVVSFLVWSVVVGFLLGSLTVTGLETMLSESAMESYGWRIPFLIAGVLGVVGLYIRLKLGDTPEFEELREKGEVATSPLREALTTSWRPILQIAGLVVIHNVGFYIVFTYLPTYFTKTLEFTKTNAFISITIASIVAIMLIPPLGALSDRIGRKPLLITGAVAFAVFAYPLFMLLNTGSLAAAIAAHAALAAIESIFVSASLAAGAELFATRVRSSGYSIGYNVSVAIFGGTAPYVATWLVARTGNELAPAYYVIAAAIITLATVMTMRETAAQPLRQTVRT, translated from the coding sequence ATGACCATCCATGAGGCGCCCGATCGGCAACGCGACTCAGACCCCGCAGCGATTCGGAAAGCGGTGCGCGGCGCGGCAATCGGGAACACCGTCGAGTGGTACGACTTCGCGATCTACAGCACGCTTGCAACCTACATCGCGGACAAGTTCTTCCCCTCCGGCGACGAGACGGCCGCCCTCCTGTCCACCTTTGCCGTCTTCGCCGCCGCGTTCTTCATGCGACCGCTCGGTGGGTTCTTCTTCGGGCCTCTCGGCGACCGGATCGGCCGGCAGCGGGTGCTCGCCCTCGTCATCCTCTTGATGTCGGGTTCGACGTTCCTCATCGGTCTGGTGCCCAGTTACGATTCCATCGGAGTCGTCGCGCCGCTGACACTGCTGTTGCTGCGGTGCGTGCAGGGCTTCTCCGCCGGCGGTGAATACGGCAGTGGCGCCTGCTATTTGGCCGAGTTCGCACCCGACAAGCATCGCGGATTCGTCGTCTCCTTCCTGGTGTGGTCGGTGGTCGTCGGCTTCCTGCTGGGCTCACTCACCGTCACCGGACTCGAGACGATGCTCTCGGAGAGCGCGATGGAGTCCTACGGCTGGCGGATCCCGTTCCTCATCGCAGGCGTTCTCGGAGTTGTCGGTCTGTACATTCGCCTGAAACTCGGCGACACCCCGGAATTCGAGGAACTGCGCGAGAAGGGTGAGGTAGCGACCTCACCCTTGCGCGAGGCGCTGACGACGTCCTGGCGACCCATCCTGCAGATCGCCGGCCTGGTGGTGATTCACAATGTCGGGTTCTACATCGTCTTCACCTATCTGCCGACGTATTTCACCAAGACGCTCGAGTTCACGAAGACCAATGCCTTCATCTCGATCACCATCGCGAGCATCGTCGCGATCATGCTCATCCCGCCGTTGGGGGCGCTCTCGGACCGGATCGGCCGAAAACCCTTGCTGATCACGGGCGCAGTCGCTTTTGCCGTCTTCGCCTATCCGCTGTTCATGTTGCTCAACACCGGTTCGCTGGCCGCGGCCATCGCTGCGCATGCCGCCCTCGCCGCCATCGAATCGATCTTCGTCTCGGCGTCGCTGGCGGCGGGAGCAGAGCTGTTCGCCACGCGGGTGCGGTCCAGTGGCTACTCGATCGGATACAACGTATCCGTCGCCATCTTCGGCGGCACAGCACCGTACGTGGCCACCTGGTTGGTGGCGCGTACCGGCAACGAGCTCGCACCCGCCTACTACGTCATCGCCGCGGCGATCATCACCCTCGCCACCGTGATGACCATGCGCGAGACCGCGGCTCAGCCCTTGCGCCAAACCGTGCGCACATAG
- a CDS encoding putative hydro-lyase, which yields MTLRAASTAAADRARIRAGEHTGPTSGLAPGLAQANLVILPADESLDFPRFCVRNPKPCPLLEVTDTGSAHPDCVAADADLRTDLPRYRVFRDGRLVDEPTDIAQFWRSDLVAFLLGCSFTFEWALAAAGLPIAHQAQGVNVPMYVTNRRCISAGRFDGPLVVSMRPFAPDVISHVVDISARFPAMHGAPVHIGDPEEIGIDDLAAPDFGDAVVVGADEVPVFWACGVTPQAVAIQARPSLAIFHAPGHMFITDRHHDDFDTGESHDHP from the coding sequence ATGACTTTGCGTGCTGCGAGCACCGCAGCCGCTGACCGCGCCCGCATTCGAGCCGGTGAACACACCGGCCCGACGAGCGGACTGGCGCCCGGCCTCGCACAGGCCAACCTCGTGATCCTGCCTGCCGACGAGTCGCTCGACTTCCCGCGATTCTGCGTACGCAATCCGAAGCCGTGCCCGCTGCTCGAGGTCACTGACACCGGATCGGCGCACCCGGACTGCGTCGCCGCTGACGCCGATCTGCGTACCGATCTCCCCCGGTATCGGGTCTTCCGTGACGGTCGGCTCGTCGATGAACCGACCGACATCGCGCAATTTTGGCGCTCGGATCTGGTGGCGTTCCTGCTCGGCTGCTCGTTCACCTTCGAATGGGCCTTGGCGGCTGCCGGTCTGCCGATCGCGCACCAGGCGCAGGGCGTCAACGTCCCGATGTACGTGACCAACCGACGCTGTATTTCCGCGGGTCGTTTCGACGGGCCACTAGTGGTGTCGATGCGGCCGTTCGCACCCGACGTCATATCGCACGTCGTCGACATCTCCGCGCGGTTTCCCGCGATGCACGGTGCACCGGTGCACATCGGCGACCCGGAGGAGATCGGGATCGACGACCTCGCGGCACCGGACTTCGGCGATGCGGTCGTGGTCGGCGCGGATGAAGTGCCCGTGTTCTGGGCGTGCGGAGTGACGCCGCAAGCGGTCGCCATCCAAGCGCGGCCCTCGCTCGCCATCTTTCACGCACCAGGGCACATGTTCATCACCGATCGACATCATGATGACTTCGACACAGGGGAGAGCCATGACCATCCATGA